The Psychrobacter sp. LV10R520-6 genome includes a region encoding these proteins:
- a CDS encoding 5'-nucleotidase encodes MAVDFSNTLIVAISATALFDLSESENYLLKLLQQRPTEAIKEFRDYMAERENDPLSIGAGYPLIKALLNLNKQSNQSTALDPDIETPLVEVVIVSKSSPDTGIQVLNAIREHKLNISRSAFISGSSVAPYIDDFNIDLFLTTNRDDAQQVADADICACAILDATPVNTYELDTEQLCIAFDGDAVLFDDSGELLYKQKGLRAFHEREAQMRDMPIKKGPYAELLIKLSNLQARLPAGLHHCPIKIALVTARNAPADLRAIKTLREWGVNVDMAFFLGGLEKTAVLKTFAPHIFFDDSIKHIDAARSFVPTALVPYHSASLLHADSSLATDKDASSLFFTPAQQTIFTVNH; translated from the coding sequence ATGGCAGTTGATTTTAGCAATACCCTGATAGTCGCAATTTCTGCAACCGCCCTATTTGATTTGTCAGAATCTGAAAACTATCTACTAAAGTTGTTGCAGCAACGACCTACCGAAGCTATCAAAGAATTTCGTGATTATATGGCAGAGCGTGAAAATGATCCTCTGAGTATTGGCGCAGGCTATCCTCTTATCAAAGCCTTACTTAATTTAAATAAGCAGAGTAACCAATCCACGGCATTAGATCCGGATATTGAAACGCCTTTGGTTGAAGTGGTTATTGTTTCTAAAAGTAGCCCAGATACCGGTATTCAGGTACTTAATGCTATTCGTGAACATAAGCTTAATATCTCGCGTTCAGCATTCATATCGGGTAGTTCAGTAGCGCCTTATATTGACGATTTTAATATTGATTTATTTTTGACCACCAATCGCGATGACGCCCAGCAAGTAGCGGATGCTGATATTTGTGCTTGTGCGATATTGGATGCTACTCCTGTGAATACCTATGAGCTGGATACTGAGCAGCTGTGTATTGCTTTTGATGGTGATGCAGTATTATTCGATGATTCAGGGGAATTATTATATAAGCAAAAAGGTTTGCGTGCCTTTCATGAGCGTGAAGCTCAGATGCGAGATATGCCTATCAAAAAGGGTCCTTATGCAGAGTTATTGATTAAGCTGTCCAACTTACAAGCGCGTCTACCAGCAGGTCTGCATCATTGTCCAATAAAAATTGCACTGGTGACGGCGCGTAATGCACCTGCTGATCTGCGAGCTATCAAGACCTTACGTGAGTGGGGGGTTAATGTAGATATGGCATTCTTTTTAGGAGGACTTGAAAAAACAGCGGTGCTAAAAACCTTTGCCCCGCATATCTTTTTTGATGATTCGATTAAACATATTGACGCGGCGCGTAGCTTTGTTCCCACTGCACTGGTACCTTATCATTCAGCGTCTTTATTGCATGCTGATAGCTCCCTAGCTACTGATAAAGACGCGTCATCATTATTCTTTACGCCAGCGCAGCAAACTATTTTTACTGTAAACCATTAG
- a CDS encoding TRAP transporter large permease — protein sequence MSSEIIGAIGLVCMILLVVGRVPVALAMLGVGLVGFGAVTSPSGAVQMLKDIPVDVLAKYDFSAIPLFILMGVFATHSGMATKLFDSTRTIFGGVRGSLGIAGIGSSGIFASISGSSLATASTMARVALPQMEKHGYQPGFACGALAAGGTLGIMIPPSIALLVYAILTQQSVGDMFIAGFLPGILGIVMYSITVMIMVRWKPHLAPRGERTPWKAKIVSLTGLIPFSFIFIVIIAGIFFGLFTPTEGAAVGAFASWGYAVVKGMRMDGLKRSLIETLALSAVVFFMLLGAEALGYFISVSRMSNTLAAWIGGLDVSPMIVLICILIMYFLLGLFMDALAMLVITIPVVYPIILALGFDPVWFGIITVLTVELGLITPPMGMNIFVIKAVAPHIKLADMFRGVAPFIVSDLIRLIVLVSFPAISLVLLS from the coding sequence ATGAGTTCAGAAATTATTGGTGCTATCGGTTTAGTATGCATGATTTTATTAGTCGTCGGCAGGGTACCTGTTGCTTTGGCGATGTTAGGGGTAGGGTTAGTGGGCTTTGGGGCAGTAACCTCACCTAGTGGCGCTGTACAAATGCTAAAAGATATTCCGGTAGATGTCTTAGCAAAGTATGATTTTAGTGCCATTCCTTTGTTTATATTAATGGGGGTTTTTGCTACTCATTCTGGTATGGCGACCAAACTATTCGATTCTACCCGTACTATTTTTGGTGGTGTTAGAGGCAGCCTTGGTATTGCTGGCATTGGCTCATCAGGTATCTTTGCTTCTATTTCAGGATCCTCGTTAGCGACTGCTTCTACTATGGCGCGAGTGGCATTGCCACAAATGGAAAAACATGGTTACCAGCCGGGTTTTGCCTGTGGGGCTTTAGCCGCAGGTGGTACCTTAGGGATCATGATTCCACCGAGTATCGCGCTTCTTGTCTATGCTATCTTGACCCAACAATCAGTTGGCGATATGTTTATTGCTGGGTTTTTACCGGGTATTTTAGGCATAGTCATGTACTCTATTACCGTTATGATCATGGTGCGCTGGAAGCCACATCTGGCGCCGCGCGGCGAGCGAACCCCGTGGAAAGCTAAAATAGTGTCTTTGACAGGTCTTATCCCTTTTAGCTTTATTTTTATTGTTATTATTGCTGGTATTTTCTTTGGATTATTTACGCCCACTGAAGGTGCCGCAGTAGGGGCGTTTGCTTCTTGGGGCTATGCTGTTGTTAAAGGTATGAGAATGGATGGCCTAAAGCGCTCATTAATTGAGACCTTAGCATTATCTGCGGTCGTATTCTTTATGCTGTTAGGCGCAGAAGCCCTTGGCTACTTCATTTCTGTATCGCGAATGTCTAATACGCTCGCAGCATGGATTGGTGGTTTGGACGTTAGTCCAATGATCGTTTTAATCTGCATCTTGATCATGTACTTTTTGCTTGGGCTGTTTATGGATGCCTTAGCGATGTTGGTGATTACCATTCCTGTGGTATACCCAATTATTCTAGCATTAGGCTTTGATCCCGTTTGGTTTGGTATTATTACGGTATTAACCGTAGAACTTGGGCTTATTACCCCGCCAATGGGCATGAATATCTTTGTGATTAAAGCGGTGGCACCGCATATCAAGCTTGCTGATATGTTTCGCGGGGTGGCGCCCTTCATTGTCTCTGACTTGATTCGATTGATTGTTTTGGTGTCTTTCCCTGCCATTTCCCTGGTGTTATTAAGTTGA
- a CDS encoding TRAP transporter small permease — MVFLVRVSRFISRLCQFIGGVSLIIIVVATIADVATRYLFKLTGGELGFTIKGGVEIVSYFMLFALLAAFAAFVERSQIIVDVFTQKMPQSIKGYMMGTFMMGFFLIGIVFTWGLYESAVDAVHFGKVTQDLRISMMPIYALSSFLSALLAIRALIESINIFKTGEFFDAEETGA, encoded by the coding sequence ATGGTATTTTTGGTTAGAGTCAGTCGCTTTATTTCAAGATTATGTCAGTTCATTGGTGGTGTCAGCTTAATCATCATTGTTGTCGCCACTATTGCAGATGTTGCCACTCGTTATTTATTCAAGCTCACTGGTGGTGAGCTTGGGTTCACTATTAAAGGAGGCGTGGAGATTGTCTCTTATTTCATGCTTTTTGCGCTACTGGCTGCATTTGCCGCCTTTGTGGAACGTTCCCAGATTATAGTAGACGTTTTTACCCAAAAGATGCCGCAGTCTATTAAAGGCTACATGATGGGTACCTTTATGATGGGGTTTTTCTTAATAGGTATCGTGTTCACATGGGGCCTATATGAGAGTGCAGTCGATGCCGTTCATTTCGGTAAAGTGACTCAAGATCTTAGAATCTCAATGATGCCCATTTATGCCCTAAGTTCGTTCTTAAGTGCCTTGCTCGCTATTCGCGCCCTTATCGAATCCATTAATATTTTCAAAACGGGCGAGTTCTTTGACGCCGAGGAGACAGGCGCATGA
- a CDS encoding TRAP transporter substrate-binding protein: MKFAPLFSIGALAALSLMGCSNSSDTGGDSAAASSQETTTLRFSHFWPATSSINQEVFKPWAEQIETDSNGRLKVELYPSATLSKADVTYEAAAKGTIDIGSQAHGYTSGRFPLTQIAELPGLSSSATQMGCMLQTLYEDGTLADEYKDSHLLFMYGAGPGTLHTTNKLIRTPEDMKGMRIRRPSAVAGDIIESMGASPVGLPANDMYTSLQRGVVDGLSFPWEAVTTFKIDEITKYHTNIPFYSSALMVTMNQDSYDRLPDDLKKVIDDNSGMALAKKVGKVFDKHDDIALQAAIDKGDEVIDIPDPLNNPDWKGPLEKGTQKYLSDVKALGLDADGVYEKAKAASIACKV, translated from the coding sequence ATGAAATTCGCTCCTCTTTTTTCAATAGGTGCTTTAGCAGCACTCAGCCTAATGGGTTGTTCTAATTCATCTGATACTGGCGGTGATTCTGCGGCTGCCTCCTCTCAAGAAACCACTACTCTGCGTTTTTCACATTTTTGGCCTGCGACTTCTTCTATTAATCAAGAAGTGTTTAAACCCTGGGCTGAACAAATAGAAACAGACTCTAATGGCCGTCTCAAAGTTGAGCTTTATCCATCAGCGACCCTTAGTAAGGCAGATGTTACCTATGAAGCTGCTGCTAAAGGTACAATAGATATTGGCTCTCAAGCGCATGGTTATACCAGCGGCCGATTCCCACTAACCCAGATTGCTGAACTTCCAGGGCTATCAAGCTCGGCAACCCAGATGGGTTGCATGCTGCAAACCCTTTATGAAGATGGCACTCTTGCCGATGAGTATAAAGACTCGCATCTGCTATTTATGTATGGTGCTGGGCCTGGAACACTACATACTACTAATAAATTGATTAGAACCCCTGAAGATATGAAAGGTATGCGTATCCGTCGCCCTTCAGCAGTGGCAGGTGACATTATTGAGAGCATGGGTGCCTCTCCCGTAGGATTACCTGCTAATGATATGTACACCTCTCTACAGCGCGGGGTCGTTGACGGGCTAAGTTTCCCATGGGAAGCAGTCACAACTTTTAAAATTGATGAAATAACGAAGTATCATACTAATATACCGTTCTATAGCTCTGCGCTTATGGTGACTATGAATCAAGACAGCTACGACAGACTACCTGATGATTTGAAAAAAGTGATTGACGACAATTCAGGTATGGCTCTAGCGAAAAAGGTTGGTAAAGTATTTGATAAGCATGATGATATTGCTCTGCAAGCTGCTATAGATAAAGGGGATGAGGTCATTGATATTCCAGACCCGCTCAATAACCCAGACTGGAAAGGCCCTCTTGAAAAAGGCACACAAAAATATCTTAGTGATGTTAAAGCTTTAGGACTAGATGCTGATGGTGTTTATGAAAAGGCTAAAGCGGCTAGTATCGCCTGTAAGGTTTAA
- a CDS encoding TRAP transporter substrate-binding protein, protein MKLAPLFSIGAIAALSLMGCSNSSDTGGDSAAASSQETTTLRFSHFWPATSSINQEVFEPWAKKIAEESNGRLKVELYPSATLSKADVTYEAAAKGTIDIGSQAHGYTSGRFPLTQIAELPGLSSSSTQTGCMLQTLYEDGTIAGEYQDSHILFMYATGPGALHSTNKLIRTPEDMKGMRIRRPSAVAGDIIESMGASPVGLPANDMYTSLQRGVVDGLSFPWEAVTTFKIDELTKYHTNIPFYSSALMVTMNQDSYDRLPDDLKKVIDDNSGMALAKKVGEVFDKHDDIALQAAIDKGDEVIEIPDPLNDPDWKGPLEKGTQKYLSDVKALGLDADGVYEKAKAASIACKV, encoded by the coding sequence ATGAAACTTGCTCCTCTTTTCTCAATAGGTGCGATAGCAGCACTCAGCCTTATGGGATGTTCTAATTCATCTGATACTGGCGGTGATTCTGCGGCTGCCTCCTCTCAAGAAACCACTACGTTGCGTTTCTCGCATTTTTGGCCAGCCACCTCTTCTATCAACCAAGAAGTCTTTGAACCTTGGGCCAAAAAGATAGCAGAAGAATCCAATGGACGCTTAAAAGTAGAGCTATATCCTTCAGCGACCCTTAGTAAGGCAGATGTCACCTATGAAGCTGCTGCTAAAGGTACAATAGATATTGGCTCTCAAGCTCATGGCTATACCAGTGGCCGCTTTCCTTTGACCCAAATTGCAGAGCTTCCAGGGCTATCTAGCTCTTCGACCCAGACGGGCTGTATGCTACAAACCTTGTATGAAGATGGCACTATTGCTGGTGAGTATCAAGATTCACATATTTTGTTTATGTACGCTACTGGCCCAGGAGCACTTCACTCTACCAACAAGCTGATTCGAACGCCTGAAGATATGAAAGGTATGCGTATTCGTAGGCCTTCTGCGGTTGCTGGTGACATTATTGAGAGTATGGGTGCTTCTCCTGTAGGATTACCTGCTAATGATATGTACACGTCTCTACAGCGCGGTGTTGTTGATGGTTTAAGTTTCCCATGGGAAGCGGTTACAACCTTTAAGATTGATGAATTAACGAAATATCATACGAATATTCCATTCTATAGCTCTGCTTTGATGGTCACTATGAATCAAGACAGCTATGACAGATTACCTGATGATTTGAAAAAAGTGATAGATGATAACTCAGGTATGGCGCTTGCGAAAAAAGTTGGGGAAGTATTTGATAAGCATGATGATATTGCTCTGCAAGCTGCTATAGATAAAGGAGATGAGGTTATTGAAATTCCAGATCCTCTTAACGATCCAGACTGGAAAGGTCCACTCGAAAAGGGAACACAAAAATATCTTAGTGATGTTAAAGCTTTAGGACTAGATGCTGATGGTGTTTATGAAAAGGCTAAAGCGGCTAGTATCGCCTGTAAGGTTTAA
- a CDS encoding DNA glycosylase, with product MTKPLLNTHTDPSKPANDFVWSQTLKTETANIETHPFGPVLPPDATVMMMGTFPPTADKWAMSFHYPNFYNDMWRIYGRVFFDDADYFRVGEEKRFDPECIRAFMFERGIASCPTVVQAIRETGNASDKNLTVVTTVDLDSILLQVPKVEALFTTGGKATEVLLNLLNTPPIKSKYPKTNQSIDYPYQWQDMDKSSSSGQVNDLTLYRLPSTSRAYPLGLDKKVEAYKAFFKKVGKL from the coding sequence ATGACTAAACCACTATTGAATACTCACACCGATCCATCAAAACCTGCTAACGACTTTGTATGGTCACAAACTTTAAAAACAGAAACAGCGAATATCGAAACGCATCCCTTTGGCCCGGTCTTACCACCAGATGCGACGGTCATGATGATGGGAACGTTTCCACCGACCGCTGATAAATGGGCAATGAGCTTTCATTATCCTAATTTCTATAATGATATGTGGCGTATTTATGGACGGGTATTCTTTGATGACGCTGACTATTTCAGAGTAGGGGAGGAAAAGCGTTTTGATCCTGAGTGTATCCGCGCCTTCATGTTCGAGCGCGGTATTGCCTCTTGCCCCACAGTAGTACAAGCGATTCGAGAGACGGGTAACGCCTCAGATAAAAATCTAACAGTCGTCACAACGGTTGATTTAGATAGCATTTTGTTGCAAGTGCCAAAAGTCGAAGCGTTATTTACCACAGGCGGCAAGGCAACTGAGGTATTACTTAACCTACTTAATACACCGCCAATTAAGTCCAAGTATCCTAAAACCAACCAAAGCATAGATTATCCGTACCAATGGCAAGACATGGATAAAAGCTCAAGCTCAGGACAGGTCAATGATTTAACACTGTATAGACTGCCATCAACATCGCGTGCCTATCCATTAGGCTTAGATAAAAAAGTCGAAGCCTATAAAGCTTTCTTTAAAAAAGTAGGTAAACTATAA
- the upp gene encoding uracil phosphoribosyltransferase, whose protein sequence is MSDLKITVIDHPLVRHKLSLMREKDCSTYKFRTLTKELARLMAYEASRDFEIETFPMEGWCGDITGEQIIGKTATIVPILRAGLGMLDGVLDLIPTAKISVVGLQRDEETLQPVPFFEKFVSHMDKRPAIIIDPMLATGGSMIATIEMLKKHGCKNIKALVLVAAPEGVRLVNEAHPDVTLYTAALDSRLDEHGYIIPGLGDAGDKIFGTKQI, encoded by the coding sequence ATGAGTGACCTAAAAATTACCGTAATTGATCATCCGTTAGTACGCCATAAGCTCAGCCTAATGCGTGAAAAAGACTGTAGTACTTATAAATTTCGTACGCTAACTAAAGAGCTTGCCCGCCTAATGGCTTATGAGGCAAGTCGCGATTTTGAGATTGAAACCTTTCCGATGGAAGGCTGGTGCGGTGATATTACTGGTGAGCAAATCATTGGTAAGACGGCGACGATTGTACCGATTCTGCGTGCCGGTCTTGGTATGTTAGATGGGGTGCTCGACTTAATTCCAACGGCTAAAATCTCGGTTGTAGGCTTACAGCGTGACGAAGAAACCTTGCAACCTGTGCCGTTCTTTGAAAAATTCGTCAGTCATATGGACAAACGTCCTGCGATTATCATTGATCCGATGCTAGCAACTGGTGGCTCAATGATTGCTACTATTGAGATGCTCAAAAAACACGGCTGTAAAAATATTAAAGCATTAGTGTTGGTCGCAGCACCCGAAGGTGTCCGCTTGGTCAATGAAGCGCATCCTGACGTGACGCTCTATACTGCGGCATTAGATAGCCGTCTGGATGAACACGGCTATATCATCCCAGGTCTTGGTGATGCTGGTGATAAAATCTTTGGTACCAAACAGATTTAA
- a CDS encoding SDR family NAD(P)-dependent oxidoreductase, which produces MNVLITGASAGFGEALTKRLIAKGHRVIGCARRLDKLNAMAESLGESFLPVAMDVSDTASIPQIITDLPDGFKQIDVLVNNAGLALGAEPAQKSNLDDWMRMVDTNVKGVMALTHAVLPAMVARDSGYIINVGSIAGSWPYYGGNVYGGTKAFVKQFSLNLRADLIGTQVRVTNLEPGNVAGTEFSNVRYHGDNDKAAKVYDGFKSMTGDDIGDILLWLIESPAHINVNRLEVMPVAQTYNGLTIAKQDS; this is translated from the coding sequence ATGAACGTATTGATTACAGGGGCAAGTGCGGGTTTTGGTGAAGCGCTTACTAAGCGTTTGATTGCAAAAGGCCATCGGGTAATTGGTTGTGCCAGACGACTCGATAAGCTTAATGCTATGGCAGAGAGTTTGGGTGAATCGTTTTTACCAGTGGCGATGGATGTCAGCGACACCGCTTCTATCCCGCAGATAATTACTGATCTGCCCGATGGGTTTAAACAAATTGATGTCTTGGTTAATAATGCAGGACTGGCACTCGGTGCGGAGCCTGCCCAAAAATCCAATCTTGACGACTGGATGCGTATGGTCGATACCAATGTTAAAGGCGTGATGGCGTTAACACATGCCGTCTTGCCAGCAATGGTCGCGCGCGATAGCGGTTATATTATCAATGTCGGCTCTATCGCTGGCAGTTGGCCGTATTATGGTGGCAATGTGTATGGCGGCACCAAGGCGTTTGTTAAGCAATTCAGCTTAAACTTACGAGCAGATTTGATTGGTACACAGGTACGCGTGACCAATCTAGAACCCGGTAATGTCGCTGGTACTGAGTTCTCAAACGTCCGCTATCACGGTGATAATGACAAAGCTGCTAAGGTTTATGATGGCTTTAAAAGTATGACTGGTGACGACATTGGCGATATTTTATTATGGCTGATTGAATCTCCAGCTCATATCAACGTCAATCGTTTAGAAGTGATGCCCGTGGCACAGACCTATAACGGACTGACGATTGCTAAGCAGGATAGCTAA
- a CDS encoding ABC transporter substrate-binding protein, with the protein MANTALTLTLEWFLNPDHLPFIAGIHTGAYNKAGLDIEMIQPTEHYDGFAELQAGNIDLHVNEPIHLFEHYFDDLKALGCFFVTDGGVLMKQSSMDKLHQNQPIRITTPAANPITNKIGFEILSRYAKQNGFTLECDNVSFVETDFQHLHNLQQGDGQGKEHKEFDGAWLCFYNFEGIEANHAGLDYTFIDQHLSPYPNFSALELMTTHSIWQEKSVALQEFVKVTTDMGQLCINDPEQARNIYYGYTGDTPSELMDDIINDTLKRLITPIKPDADRWSALRDMLTKLDIAALSDAHYAKLWQ; encoded by the coding sequence ATGGCGAACACGGCACTTACCTTGACGTTAGAGTGGTTTTTAAATCCTGATCATCTGCCTTTTATAGCCGGAATCCACACTGGCGCTTATAATAAGGCGGGTCTTGATATTGAGATGATCCAGCCAACTGAACATTATGATGGCTTTGCGGAGTTACAAGCAGGTAATATTGATTTGCATGTCAATGAGCCAATCCATTTATTCGAGCATTATTTTGATGATTTAAAAGCACTGGGCTGTTTTTTTGTGACCGATGGCGGGGTTTTAATGAAGCAAAGCAGTATGGACAAGCTGCATCAAAATCAGCCAATACGTATTACCACGCCAGCGGCCAACCCCATTACCAACAAAATTGGCTTTGAGATTTTGAGCCGCTATGCCAAGCAAAATGGCTTTACTTTAGAGTGCGACAATGTGAGCTTTGTAGAGACTGATTTCCAGCATTTACATAACCTGCAACAAGGCGATGGGCAAGGCAAAGAACATAAAGAGTTTGATGGGGCGTGGTTATGTTTTTATAACTTTGAAGGCATTGAGGCCAATCATGCGGGTCTTGACTATACTTTTATCGATCAGCATTTATCACCGTATCCGAACTTCTCCGCACTGGAGCTAATGACCACGCATAGCATCTGGCAAGAGAAATCAGTGGCTTTGCAGGAGTTTGTTAAAGTTACTACTGATATGGGGCAACTGTGTATTAATGATCCGGAGCAGGCGCGTAATATTTATTACGGCTATACCGGTGACACGCCATCGGAATTGATGGATGACATTATCAATGACACGCTAAAACGCTTGATAACGCCTATTAAACCAGATGCTGATCGTTGGTCGGCACTACGTGACATGCTGACCAAGCTAGATATCGCGGCGTTGAGTGACGCGCACTATGCCAAACTGTGGCAGTAG
- a CDS encoding alpha/beta fold hydrolase codes for MIDKIAEKSKHCKLQTISVTASDGALLPVSVIGSGQPVLLLHAFGMDTRQFLPFILPLVNQYAFYLPHFRGFGLAADLTLPSFNFIEQYALDTQQIIQYITKKTSVNEIPIAGISMGALVMWAYFQRFSTHSVSRYLNIDQAPSIHNQADWQGGVFGSRQAELFAQFESLINNAEPYMYLDDFRHLPYSLKVGLLEMERSFSLLSVNRRHSQLLVKALSYRAPHKISLHKHATWQHKLRCLSAYIQLPYDYRNVLELVDIPTTLLIGGRSQLYDPKWQQCLSDILPNATTHILPNSGHAVPLDAPVGFYRALKEFLQS; via the coding sequence ATGATTGATAAAATTGCCGAAAAGTCCAAGCATTGTAAATTACAAACCATCAGTGTCACTGCTTCGGATGGAGCTCTGCTACCGGTCTCTGTGATTGGTAGCGGTCAGCCTGTGCTATTGCTACATGCGTTCGGTATGGATACGCGACAATTTTTGCCATTTATTCTACCCTTGGTGAATCAGTATGCGTTTTATTTACCGCATTTTCGTGGGTTTGGATTAGCGGCTGATTTGACGTTGCCAAGCTTCAATTTTATTGAGCAGTACGCATTAGATACTCAGCAAATAATCCAATATATCACTAAAAAAACAAGTGTTAATGAGATTCCTATCGCTGGGATTTCTATGGGTGCGCTGGTAATGTGGGCTTACTTTCAGCGTTTTAGTACGCACAGTGTCAGTCGCTATCTGAATATTGACCAAGCACCTAGTATTCATAATCAGGCAGACTGGCAAGGTGGGGTGTTTGGGTCACGTCAAGCAGAATTATTTGCTCAATTCGAGAGCTTAATCAATAACGCTGAACCTTATATGTATCTTGATGATTTCCGTCATCTACCTTATAGTTTAAAAGTTGGTTTATTAGAAATGGAGCGCTCGTTCTCATTACTCTCTGTAAATCGTAGACATTCGCAATTATTAGTGAAAGCTTTAAGTTATCGTGCGCCACACAAAATCTCCCTGCATAAGCATGCAACGTGGCAGCATAAACTGCGCTGTCTATCGGCTTACATTCAGCTGCCCTATGATTATCGTAATGTCTTGGAATTAGTAGATATTCCGACTACCTTACTGATTGGTGGTCGCTCGCAATTGTATGACCCAAAATGGCAACAATGTCTGTCTGACATCCTACCGAATGCAACCACACATATATTGCCAAACTCTGGCCATGCGGTACCGCTTGATGCGCCCGTTGGATTTTATCGAGCGTTAAAAGAGTTTTTGCAAAGTTAA
- a CDS encoding alpha/beta fold hydrolase — protein MPYITVATQADQPVDLYYEVQGTGKPVVLIHGWPLSGRSWEPQIAPLVEAGFQVITYDRRGFGQSSKPWEGYDYDTLAQDLKALMEELDLKDTAIVGFSMGGGEVARYLGQYGSDRVSKAVLASAVPPYLFKADDNPDGGLEEQDVQQFLDGVSGDRIAFLNDFTKTFFTPKDGKLLVSKPLRLYHREIATFASPKATYDCVKSFAYTDFRDDLKALDVPTLVIHGDADQIVPFEVSGQRSHDMIADSQLHIIEGGPHGNNVTHAKEFNQVLIDFLND, from the coding sequence ATGCCCTACATTACAGTTGCAACTCAAGCTGATCAACCCGTCGATTTGTATTACGAAGTCCAAGGCACTGGCAAACCTGTGGTCTTGATTCATGGCTGGCCTCTCAGCGGACGTTCATGGGAACCACAAATCGCTCCCCTTGTCGAAGCTGGTTTTCAAGTGATCACTTATGACAGACGCGGTTTCGGTCAATCTTCTAAGCCGTGGGAGGGTTATGACTATGATACTTTGGCGCAAGACTTAAAGGCACTCATGGAAGAACTTGATCTAAAAGATACAGCGATTGTTGGATTCTCGATGGGTGGCGGTGAAGTTGCTCGCTATCTTGGTCAGTATGGATCAGACCGTGTCAGTAAAGCGGTACTCGCTTCTGCAGTTCCGCCTTATTTATTTAAGGCCGATGACAATCCTGATGGTGGTTTGGAAGAGCAAGATGTTCAGCAGTTCCTAGATGGAGTAAGCGGAGATCGCATCGCATTTTTAAATGACTTCACTAAGACCTTTTTTACCCCGAAAGATGGTAAGTTATTAGTTAGTAAACCTCTGCGCCTGTATCACCGTGAGATTGCTACGTTTGCCTCCCCTAAAGCGACTTACGATTGCGTCAAGTCATTTGCTTATACTGATTTCCGTGATGACCTAAAAGCACTCGATGTGCCTACGCTAGTAATCCATGGTGATGCGGATCAGATCGTTCCATTTGAAGTCAGTGGTCAGCGCTCGCATGACATGATTGCAGACAGTCAGCTACATATCATCGAAGGTGGCCCGCACGGTAATAACGTGACTCATGCAAAAGAGTTTAACCAAGTATTGATTGATTTTTTGAACGATTAA
- a CDS encoding DUF1653 domain-containing protein — protein sequence MLEKTIPQGIYRHYKGSLYQVLHTAHHSETEESLVVYRCLYGEYGVWVRPLAMFAEKVTVDGKQVPRFELVKALAD from the coding sequence ATGTTAGAAAAAACCATTCCCCAAGGCATTTACCGCCATTACAAAGGCAGTCTGTACCAAGTTTTGCACACGGCACATCATTCTGAAACTGAAGAGTCGTTAGTCGTCTATCGTTGTCTTTACGGTGAATACGGCGTTTGGGTGCGTCCACTAGCGATGTTTGCTGAAAAAGTCACAGTAGACGGCAAGCAAGTACCAAGATTTGAGCTTGTTAAAGCGCTAGCTGACTAA